One part of the Sphingopyxis sp. PAMC25046 genome encodes these proteins:
- a CDS encoding tetratricopeptide repeat protein produces MATLGLNPQEKEAVEAFRRDVVDPSMTSLVILDFWAEWCGPCKQLGPVLEKVAADYADKGVILVKVDVDANRFIAGQFQVQSIPTVYAIFQGQPVANLTNARTESQLKAILDQLLAQLPIESAAKDLAVEIAPLIEMGESVLAEGDGARAASIFAQIIEMAPDNAAAHGGLIRALVLTDDVENAQTALDALPAEIAADPAIAQAKSALALAADAPDAGELAAFEAAVAANPGDHQARFDLASAQIGAGQRDAAADNLLHIVGADREWNDDAARAKLLSLFEAVGLEDPWVAAQRRRLSLILFG; encoded by the coding sequence GTGGCCACTCTCGGTCTGAACCCGCAGGAAAAGGAAGCAGTCGAAGCGTTTCGCCGCGATGTCGTAGACCCGTCGATGACCAGCCTGGTCATCCTCGATTTCTGGGCCGAATGGTGCGGCCCGTGCAAGCAGCTCGGCCCCGTGCTCGAAAAGGTCGCCGCCGACTATGCAGACAAGGGCGTCATCCTGGTCAAGGTCGACGTCGATGCGAATCGCTTCATCGCCGGCCAATTCCAGGTCCAGTCGATCCCGACCGTTTATGCAATCTTTCAGGGGCAGCCGGTCGCCAACCTGACCAATGCGCGCACCGAAAGCCAGCTCAAGGCGATTCTCGACCAGTTGCTCGCGCAACTGCCGATCGAAAGCGCGGCGAAGGATCTGGCGGTCGAGATCGCGCCGCTGATCGAAATGGGCGAAAGCGTGCTCGCCGAAGGCGACGGCGCACGCGCCGCGAGCATCTTTGCGCAGATCATCGAGATGGCGCCCGACAATGCCGCGGCGCACGGCGGGCTGATTCGCGCGCTCGTTCTGACGGACGATGTCGAGAATGCCCAGACGGCGCTCGACGCGCTGCCCGCCGAGATCGCGGCCGATCCCGCGATCGCGCAGGCGAAGAGCGCGCTTGCGCTCGCCGCCGATGCCCCCGACGCGGGCGAACTCGCCGCATTCGAGGCAGCGGTCGCGGCGAACCCCGGCGATCACCAAGCGCGATTCGACCTCGCGAGCGCGCAGATCGGCGCGGGGCAGCGCGACGCCGCCGCCGACAATCTGCTCCACATCGTCGGCGCCGACCGCGAATGGAATGACGATGCGGCGCGCGCGAAATTGCTGTCGCTGTTCGAAGCCGTCGGGCTTGAGGACCCGTGGGTCGCCGCACAGCGCCGCCGTCTGTCGCTGATCCTCTTCGGCTGA
- a CDS encoding cation transporter — translation MNEKASGSEREKRTLQIVLVLNSAIAIAFLVTGGLGDSSALIANGLDNLSDAAVYALSLVALSHGLKWKTRAATASGVMLLVFAAGVLFDVGRRYFEGSEPIGPTMMIMSAVAAVVNYACLKLLQRIQDPDVNLRAATTFSYNDFISNGGILIAGVLVWWLGTNWPDLLVGFATALIAIKGGIEILRDARQEAKQQKD, via the coding sequence ATGAATGAAAAAGCATCCGGGAGCGAACGCGAAAAGCGAACGCTCCAGATCGTTCTCGTCCTGAACTCGGCTATCGCGATCGCCTTCCTCGTAACCGGCGGGCTCGGCGATTCGAGCGCGCTCATCGCCAATGGGCTCGACAATCTGTCCGACGCCGCGGTCTATGCCTTGAGCCTCGTTGCGCTCAGCCACGGCCTGAAATGGAAAACCCGTGCTGCCACGGCATCGGGTGTCATGCTGCTGGTCTTCGCGGCCGGCGTCCTGTTCGATGTAGGACGGCGCTATTTCGAAGGCAGCGAACCGATCGGTCCGACAATGATGATCATGTCGGCCGTCGCTGCGGTGGTGAACTATGCTTGTCTGAAGCTCTTGCAGCGCATTCAGGATCCGGACGTCAACCTCAGAGCCGCGACAACCTTCAGCTACAACGACTTCATCTCGAACGGCGGCATCCTGATCGCGGGTGTCCTCGTCTGGTGGCTCGGTACGAACTGGCCGGACCTTCTGGTTGGATTTGCGACTGCGCTGATCGCGATCAAGGGCGGCATCGAAATCCTTCGCGACGCCCGCCAAGAGGCCAAACAGCAGAAAGATTAG
- a CDS encoding CusA/CzcA family heavy metal efflux RND transporter, with translation MLARTIGFSIRQRWLVLAVVALLCAIGAWSATKLPIDAVPDITNVQVQINTKAEGYSPLESEQRITYPIETAIAGIPNLNYTRSISRYGLSQVTVVFEDGTDIYFARQQVNERLQAARGQLPPGMEPEMGPISTGLGEIFMFSIEAEPGARKPDGTPYTAEDLRTMSDWVIRPQMRTIPGVAEINTIGGYARQYHVTPNPASLASLNLSLNDVVTALEANNANRGAGYVERSGEQILIRVPGQANNERDLSQIIVTTRGGVPIRIADVADVAIGSGLRTGAATENGKEVVLATVSMLIGENPRVVAQASAERLVEASRALPKGVVAKPLYDRTALVERTISTVQKNLAEGALLVIVILFLLLGNFRAALITAAVIPVAMLMTLTGMLQTRTSANLMSLGALDFGLIVDGAVIIVENCLRRLGEAQHRLGRLLDRDERFGLVASASAEVIKPSIFGIIIITAVYLPIFALEGVEGKTFHPMAITVVLALTAALLLSLTLVPAAVALFVTGKVEEKENWLMRGLGKGYRPMLDRVLNWPKAALAGALALVALSGVAATSLGSEFIPDLDEGDIAMHAMRIPGTSLTQSIAMQEALEKRIRQFPEVERVFAKIGTPEVATDPMPPSVADNFIMLKDRKEWPNPRKTRDQLVAELNKAANEVPGNNYEFTQPVKMRMNELIAGVRADVAIKLFGDDLDQLLESGQAIEEVAGGIAGAQDVKLEQVTGLPMLSVTPDRDKLARYGVSMETVQDAVSTATGGRQAGELFEGDRRFDVIVRLPEAIRTDLASLGNLPVALPAGGFVPLSELAEISLAAGPNQISRENGKRRAVITANVRGRDLGSFIDELTQKVEAEVVLPDGYYIEYGGTFEQLQSATERLQIVVPLVLLLIFGLLFMLFGTVRDAAIVFSGVPLALTGGVAALALRDIPLSISAGVGFIALSGVAVLNGVVMLSFIKDLRERGKALVEAIREGALTRLRPVMMTALVASLGFVPMALNVGAGSEVQRPLATVVIGGIISSTILTLLVLPALYLLVHRRTAKAEEEELARPSSVPSPEG, from the coding sequence ATGCTAGCCAGAACCATAGGCTTTTCGATCCGGCAACGATGGCTCGTCCTCGCGGTGGTCGCGCTCCTCTGCGCGATCGGCGCGTGGAGCGCGACCAAATTGCCCATCGACGCCGTTCCCGACATCACCAACGTCCAGGTCCAGATCAACACCAAGGCGGAAGGCTATTCGCCGCTCGAGTCCGAGCAGCGCATCACCTATCCGATCGAGACCGCGATCGCGGGCATCCCGAACCTCAACTATACCAGGTCGATCTCGCGCTATGGCCTGAGCCAGGTCACTGTCGTCTTCGAGGACGGGACCGACATCTATTTCGCGCGCCAGCAGGTCAACGAGCGGCTCCAGGCCGCGCGCGGCCAGCTTCCGCCCGGGATGGAGCCCGAAATGGGCCCGATCTCGACGGGCCTCGGCGAAATCTTCATGTTCTCGATCGAGGCCGAACCGGGCGCGCGAAAACCCGACGGCACGCCTTATACGGCGGAAGACCTCCGGACGATGTCCGATTGGGTCATCCGGCCGCAGATGCGCACGATTCCGGGGGTCGCCGAGATCAACACGATCGGCGGCTATGCCCGCCAATATCATGTGACACCCAACCCGGCCTCGCTCGCCTCGCTCAATCTCTCGCTCAACGATGTCGTCACCGCACTCGAGGCCAATAATGCCAACCGCGGGGCCGGTTATGTCGAGCGCAGCGGCGAACAGATTCTGATCCGCGTGCCGGGTCAGGCCAATAATGAGCGTGACCTGTCGCAGATCATCGTCACCACCCGCGGCGGGGTTCCGATCCGGATCGCCGACGTCGCCGATGTCGCGATCGGCTCGGGGCTCCGCACAGGCGCCGCAACCGAAAATGGCAAGGAAGTCGTCCTCGCGACGGTCTCGATGCTGATCGGCGAGAATCCGCGCGTGGTGGCGCAGGCCTCGGCCGAACGCCTCGTCGAAGCCTCGCGTGCGTTGCCGAAGGGTGTCGTTGCCAAGCCGCTCTACGATCGCACCGCGCTCGTCGAGCGGACGATTTCGACGGTGCAGAAGAATCTCGCCGAGGGCGCGCTGCTCGTCATCGTGATCCTGTTCCTGCTGCTCGGCAATTTCCGGGCCGCGCTGATCACGGCGGCGGTCATTCCGGTCGCGATGCTGATGACGCTGACGGGCATGCTCCAGACGCGGACATCGGCAAACCTCATGAGCCTCGGGGCGCTCGACTTCGGCCTCATCGTCGACGGGGCCGTCATCATCGTCGAGAACTGCCTCCGCCGGCTCGGCGAGGCTCAGCACAGGCTCGGACGCCTGCTCGACCGCGACGAGCGCTTCGGCCTAGTCGCTTCCGCAAGCGCAGAAGTGATCAAGCCGAGCATCTTCGGCATTATTATCATCACCGCAGTCTATCTGCCGATCTTCGCGCTCGAGGGCGTCGAGGGCAAAACCTTCCATCCGATGGCGATCACCGTCGTCCTCGCGCTTACCGCCGCTCTGCTGCTGTCGCTCACCCTGGTTCCGGCCGCGGTGGCGCTGTTCGTGACCGGCAAGGTCGAAGAAAAGGAAAATTGGCTGATGCGCGGGCTCGGCAAGGGCTACCGCCCGATGCTCGACCGCGTCCTCAATTGGCCGAAGGCTGCGCTGGCTGGTGCTTTGGCGCTTGTCGCGCTGAGCGGCGTGGCGGCGACCAGTCTCGGGTCCGAGTTCATCCCGGACCTCGACGAAGGCGATATCGCGATGCACGCGATGCGCATTCCGGGGACGAGCCTCACCCAGTCGATCGCGATGCAGGAGGCGCTGGAGAAGAGGATCAGGCAGTTCCCCGAAGTCGAGCGGGTGTTCGCGAAGATCGGCACTCCCGAGGTAGCGACCGATCCGATGCCCCCGTCGGTCGCCGATAATTTCATCATGCTCAAGGACCGGAAGGAATGGCCCAATCCGAGAAAGACGCGCGACCAGCTCGTTGCCGAACTCAACAAGGCGGCGAACGAGGTGCCAGGGAACAATTATGAGTTCACCCAGCCGGTGAAGATGCGCATGAACGAGCTGATCGCCGGCGTTCGCGCCGACGTGGCGATCAAGTTGTTCGGCGACGACCTCGATCAATTGCTCGAATCGGGGCAGGCGATCGAGGAAGTCGCGGGCGGGATTGCGGGCGCGCAGGACGTGAAGCTCGAACAGGTCACCGGCCTGCCGATGCTCTCGGTCACGCCCGATCGCGACAAGCTCGCGCGCTACGGTGTCAGCATGGAAACGGTGCAGGATGCGGTTTCGACAGCGACCGGCGGCCGTCAGGCCGGCGAGCTTTTCGAGGGTGACCGCCGCTTCGACGTCATCGTCCGGCTTCCCGAGGCCATTCGCACCGATCTCGCGTCGCTCGGCAATCTCCCCGTTGCACTTCCGGCCGGCGGCTTCGTGCCGCTTTCGGAGCTGGCGGAGATATCGCTCGCGGCGGGGCCGAACCAGATCAGCCGCGAAAATGGCAAGCGCCGCGCGGTGATCACGGCGAATGTTCGTGGGCGCGATCTGGGCTCGTTCATCGACGAGCTCACGCAAAAGGTCGAAGCTGAGGTCGTGCTGCCCGATGGTTACTACATCGAATATGGCGGCACATTCGAGCAGCTTCAGTCCGCGACCGAGCGCCTCCAGATCGTCGTGCCGCTGGTGCTGCTGCTGATCTTCGGGCTGCTGTTCATGCTGTTCGGCACGGTGCGCGATGCTGCGATCGTCTTCTCGGGCGTGCCTCTGGCGCTGACGGGCGGGGTCGCGGCGCTGGCGCTGCGCGACATTCCGTTATCGATCTCGGCGGGCGTCGGCTTCATCGCTTTGTCCGGGGTCGCGGTGCTGAACGGCGTGGTGATGCTATCCTTCATCAAGGATCTGCGCGAACGCGGAAAAGCGCTCGTCGAGGCGATCCGCGAAGGCGCGCTGACCCGCCTCAGACCGGTGATGATGACGGCGCTGGTGGCGTCGCTCGGGTTCGTACCGATGGCGCTCAATGTCGGGGCTGGGTCCGAGGTGCAGCGGCCGCTGGCAACTGTCGTCATCGGCGGGATCATCTCGTCGACGATCCTGACTTTGCTCGTGCTGCCGGCCCTGTACCTCCTGGTCCATCGACGGACCGCGAAGGCCGAAGAGGAAGAGCTGGCGCGCCCGAGCAGCGTCCCCAGCCCCGAAGGCTGA
- a CDS encoding efflux RND transporter periplasmic adaptor subunit, giving the protein MKKFPFPAAAAALFLAVPLAACGGGAEGEDKHEEGESHAEGEGEEDAKGPNGGKLLKNGDFAVEVIIFENGTEPQFRVFATRDGKPVDPKDVQLAITLTRLGGDVDRFTFRPQGKFLAGQGVVTEPHSFDVEVVAVTGGKRHVWKYANPEGRTRIGADAAKAGGIETAVVGPATVGEMRELYGTVQLSPTARSEIRGQFPGRVVSVTKAVGDSVRRGELLARIESSESLQVYPVYATVGGVIAERNANPGDVTDGRALYVVTDPAQTTVVFNIFPRDLAIIRPGMRVTVETQDGAEIATAPLGQFLPDGNVEAGTALIRATIPNRSGTLRPGMALRGRVMVNPVTVPLAVRTEAIQPFRDFKVVYANFGQDYEVRMLKLGRSSPEWTEVLSGIKPGTAYVTKGSFLVRADIEKSGAGHDH; this is encoded by the coding sequence ATGAAGAAGTTTCCATTTCCCGCCGCGGCTGCGGCGCTGTTCCTTGCTGTGCCTCTCGCTGCCTGCGGTGGCGGAGCCGAGGGCGAAGACAAGCATGAAGAAGGCGAAAGCCACGCTGAGGGCGAAGGCGAGGAAGATGCCAAAGGCCCGAACGGTGGCAAATTGCTCAAGAATGGCGATTTCGCGGTCGAGGTCATAATCTTCGAGAATGGCACCGAGCCGCAATTCCGCGTTTTCGCAACGCGGGACGGCAAACCGGTCGACCCGAAGGATGTCCAGCTCGCCATCACCCTCACGCGGCTTGGCGGCGACGTCGATCGCTTCACCTTCCGCCCGCAGGGCAAATTCCTCGCAGGGCAAGGTGTCGTCACCGAACCGCACAGCTTCGACGTCGAGGTTGTCGCGGTGACGGGCGGCAAGCGGCACGTTTGGAAATATGCGAACCCCGAAGGGCGCACGCGGATCGGGGCTGACGCCGCCAAGGCCGGAGGCATCGAAACCGCGGTCGTCGGACCGGCGACGGTGGGCGAAATGCGCGAACTCTACGGCACCGTCCAACTGTCGCCGACCGCCCGCTCCGAAATTCGCGGCCAGTTCCCCGGCCGCGTCGTCTCGGTGACCAAGGCGGTGGGCGACAGCGTCCGCCGTGGGGAACTGCTCGCGCGCATCGAGTCGAGCGAGAGCCTCCAGGTCTATCCGGTATATGCGACGGTCGGCGGCGTGATCGCCGAGCGCAACGCCAACCCCGGCGACGTCACCGACGGGCGCGCACTCTATGTGGTCACCGACCCGGCGCAGACCACGGTCGTCTTCAACATCTTCCCCCGCGACCTCGCGATCATACGTCCGGGCATGCGGGTGACGGTGGAGACGCAGGACGGCGCCGAAATCGCGACCGCGCCGCTCGGGCAGTTCCTGCCCGACGGCAATGTCGAGGCGGGCACTGCGCTCATCCGCGCGACCATCCCGAACCGCTCGGGAACGCTCCGCCCTGGCATGGCCTTGCGCGGCCGCGTGATGGTCAACCCCGTCACCGTGCCGCTTGCCGTGCGCACCGAGGCGATCCAGCCCTTCCGCGACTTCAAGGTGGTCTATGCCAATTTCGGGCAGGACTATGAGGTCCGGATGCTGAAGCTCGGCCGTTCGTCGCCCGAATGGACCGAGGTCCTGTCGGGCATCAAGCCCGGCACCGCCTATGTCACCAAGGGCAGTTTCCTCGTTCGCGCCGACATCGAAAAGTCCGGCGCGGGCCACGACCATTGA
- a CDS encoding TolC family protein, translating into MHIHMRAALLAGAALLAGSVWAQPLTLDQAVERAIAASPELRAGEAGVDAARADQLQARVRPNPTVSVDMDNGVGTGGYGLFRQSELTVTYSQPLERGGKREARMALAERGVVLAEAQWRLVRLDIAQEVQRAYIDVQIAEQMVWIAEDRVKLEKEMRTEAIRRVRGYKDPLFVETRADARILEAELALKEAQAKRQSARALLTSFWGGTPDSLVIAEGIEKPDPRDPPLAEADAAVFDAAVDRARAQVVVEQSRAHQDYTVSGGTRFLRETNDVAVLGGISIPLGRFDRNQGNIARAQAERRQLEFQSEASRLERLRRLASLRADADAARVRAEGIMNDVYPKAVKTLGQVREGYARGGFLFADVQDAADVIIQIQGQWAEAMTRYRDLLAEIDRLTGRFDAAPLAENIP; encoded by the coding sequence ATGCATATCCATATGCGCGCCGCCCTGTTGGCCGGGGCTGCGCTGCTGGCGGGGTCCGTTTGGGCCCAGCCGCTAACGCTCGACCAGGCGGTCGAGCGGGCCATCGCTGCATCGCCCGAGCTTAGAGCGGGCGAAGCGGGGGTCGACGCCGCGCGCGCCGACCAGCTGCAAGCCCGCGTCCGTCCCAATCCGACCGTGTCGGTCGACATGGACAATGGCGTCGGGACGGGCGGCTATGGCCTGTTCCGGCAATCGGAACTCACCGTCACCTATTCGCAGCCGCTCGAACGCGGGGGCAAGCGCGAGGCGCGAATGGCGCTTGCCGAGCGCGGTGTCGTTCTCGCCGAGGCGCAGTGGCGGCTCGTCCGGCTCGACATCGCCCAGGAAGTGCAGCGCGCCTATATCGACGTCCAGATCGCCGAGCAGATGGTCTGGATCGCAGAGGATCGCGTCAAACTTGAAAAGGAGATGCGGACCGAAGCGATCAGGCGCGTGCGCGGCTACAAGGATCCGCTCTTCGTCGAGACGCGCGCCGATGCCCGCATTCTCGAAGCCGAACTGGCCCTGAAGGAAGCCCAGGCGAAGCGGCAGTCCGCACGCGCATTGCTCACCTCCTTCTGGGGCGGCACGCCTGACAGCCTCGTTATCGCCGAGGGGATCGAGAAACCCGATCCGCGCGATCCGCCGCTCGCCGAAGCCGACGCGGCGGTCTTCGACGCCGCCGTCGACCGGGCCCGCGCGCAGGTCGTCGTCGAGCAGAGCCGTGCGCACCAAGACTATACGGTCTCGGGCGGCACGCGCTTTCTTCGCGAGACCAATGATGTCGCCGTTCTTGGCGGCATCTCGATCCCGCTCGGACGGTTCGACCGCAACCAGGGCAATATCGCCCGGGCGCAGGCCGAACGGCGGCAGCTCGAGTTCCAATCCGAAGCGAGCCGGCTCGAGCGGCTGCGGCGCCTCGCGTCGCTGCGCGCCGATGCCGACGCCGCACGCGTCCGGGCCGAGGGCATCATGAACGACGTCTATCCCAAGGCGGTGAAGACGCTCGGCCAGGTGCGCGAAGGCTATGCCCGCGGCGGGTTCCTGTTCGCCGACGTACAGGATGCCGCCGACGTCATCATCCAGATCCAGGGTCAGTGGGCCGAGGCCATGACACGCTACCGCGATTTGCTCGCGGAGATCGATCGCCTGACCGGCCGCTTCGATGCGGCTCCCCTTGCGGAGAATATTCCATGA
- a CDS encoding DUF3703 domain-containing protein, with translation MAVIEPLLREQYRLFCESRRIGDEAAAWQALEWEHILSQPYMGAHLASHWHMFRYAIELGDAREATGQAMRFLLVPLGSLTGRLPAGNNGRARVSAFEPMPMPQALEALIETARSTESRAARTD, from the coding sequence ATGGCCGTCATCGAGCCGCTGCTGCGCGAGCAATATCGCCTGTTTTGCGAATCACGCCGAATCGGAGATGAAGCCGCTGCGTGGCAGGCGCTGGAATGGGAACATATATTGAGCCAGCCCTATATGGGCGCGCATCTCGCCTCCCACTGGCACATGTTTCGCTATGCGATCGAGCTCGGCGATGCCCGTGAAGCTACCGGTCAGGCAATGCGGTTCCTGCTCGTCCCGCTCGGTTCGCTGACCGGCCGCCTCCCCGCAGGGAATAATGGTCGCGCGCGGGTGAGCGCCTTCGAGCCGATGCCGATGCCGCAGGCCCTCGAAGCGCTGATCGAAACGGCCCGGTCGACGGAGAGCCGCGCTGCGCGAACCGATTGA